The DNA segment CGGAGAGCGGCGTCGGTCGCGCGCTCGACCCTACAAAACCCGTAACTCCGGGGGTGTTTCTGACGACATACCAAGAATCATCGTTGAGGTCCATCTGGACCATGATATAGCCCGGGAAAACCTTGCGCTCTGTAATGACCTTCTTGCCGTTCTTTATCTCGACAATCTCCTCGGTCGGGATTACCACCTCGAAGATCTTCTCCTCCATTTCCATGGAGGTGATCCTGTTCTCGAGGTTAGCCCTCACTTTATTCTCATACCCGGAATACGTATGAATTACGTACCATTGCTTCGCCATATTATCTAGGGCTCCTACCCTGCTCCCTACGCCGATATAAGTTTGATTAGATTTACAAAGACCACGTCGATCAAGCCGACAAAGACGGCGAAGAAAGCCATCGCCGACAACACGACCACCGTCGATGCGGCGATTTCTTCTCTTCCGGGCCAAATCACTTTCCCGAGTTCAAATCTGACATCCTTGAAAAACTTTTTTGCCGAACCCGAGCCTTTGGCTTTTACAGGCTTCTTCTCCGCCATAGATACCTTCCTATTCTCAATCTATATGTAGTTGAAACTTAATACTTTATCAAAATCTCAAAATCGCAAATGCTTACGTCAAAAGCGTAAGAGCGCCCTAAGAGATACGCTATACGACCAGTGACACCAGTCTGGTCGTTATGCCTTAAGGTCTTACCTCTTCTCGGCAGGGCTGGAGGGATTCGAACCCCCATCACCCGGTTTTGGAGA comes from the Actinomycetota bacterium genome and includes:
- the nusG gene encoding transcription termination/antitermination protein NusG is translated as MAKQWYVIHTYSGYENKVRANLENRITSMEMEEKIFEVVIPTEEIVEIKNGKKVITERKVFPGYIMVQMDLNDDSWYVVRNTPGVTGFVGSSARPTPLSEQEVGKILQKPAYEKPKPKVEFEEGETVKVIAGPLADFTGTIAEVNIDQNKVKVMVTIFGRETPAELTFDQVSKL
- the secE gene encoding preprotein translocase subunit SecE; protein product: MAEKKPVKAKGSGSAKKFFKDVRFELGKVIWPGREEIAASTVVVLSAMAFFAVFVGLIDVVFVNLIKLISA